A single region of the Buchnera aphidicola (Nipponaphis monzeni) genome encodes:
- a CDS encoding Do family serine endopeptidase, translated as MKKSTLMLIMISITLTLTLTLKVFFSSTSIANIRNIPVAYKLPSLAPMLEQVIPSVVSIIIEGNTVVHTPKSSDQSYSFFRKNLCLHNKIFFPVEKTFNRNFLKESIARYDKFRALGSGVIIDASNNYVVTNNHVVNHANKIQVQLSDGRKYQAVVIGKDVRSDIALIQLKGAEKLTAIKIANSDKIKVGDYTIAIGNPYGLGGTVTSGIISAIGRSGLNIEHYENFIQTDAAINRGNSGGALVNLKGELIGINTAILAPDGGNIGIGFAIPSNMVKNLTKQMVNFGQVRRGELGIIGTELNSELAKVMKLNTQKGAFVSQVYPNSAADRSGIKSGDVIIFLNNKPIYSFLSLRAEISSFPINTEIILGILRDGHVKKFVIKLEKILRETIDSSNVDIIIEGAELSNCDINGYKRVLINDVKSNTSAFALGLRKNDIILGLNKMSVSSVEDLRRILSKKPSILVFCIQRGNHVIYLLLQ; from the coding sequence ATGAAAAAATCAACTTTAATGTTGATTATGATTTCAATTACATTAACATTAACGTTAACTTTAAAAGTTTTTTTTAGTAGTACAAGTATAGCGAATATTAGGAATATTCCAGTAGCATATAAATTACCAAGTTTAGCACCTATGTTAGAACAAGTTATTCCTTCTGTTGTCAGTATTATTATTGAAGGAAATACAGTTGTTCATACACCAAAATCGTCTGATCAATCTTATAGTTTTTTTAGAAAAAATTTGTGTTTACATAATAAAATATTTTTTCCTGTGGAAAAAACTTTTAATCGTAATTTTTTAAAAGAAAGTATTGCAAGATACGATAAATTTCGTGCTTTAGGATCTGGTGTAATTATAGATGCTTCAAACAATTACGTAGTTACTAATAATCATGTGGTGAATCATGCTAATAAAATCCAAGTACAATTAAGTGATGGTCGTAAATATCAAGCGGTGGTAATTGGAAAAGATGTACGTTCAGACATTGCATTAATTCAACTTAAGGGTGCAGAAAAATTAACTGCTATTAAAATTGCTAACTCCGATAAAATAAAAGTAGGTGATTATACTATTGCTATTGGAAATCCTTATGGTTTAGGAGGAACTGTAACTTCAGGGATTATATCAGCTATTGGAAGAAGTGGATTAAATATTGAACATTATGAAAATTTTATTCAAACTGATGCAGCTATTAATAGGGGTAATTCTGGGGGAGCTTTAGTAAATTTAAAAGGTGAGCTAATTGGAATTAATACTGCTATTTTAGCCCCAGATGGTGGTAATATAGGTATTGGTTTTGCTATTCCTTCTAATATGGTTAAAAATTTAACTAAACAAATGGTAAATTTTGGACAAGTTAGAAGAGGAGAGTTAGGTATTATAGGTACAGAATTAAATTCTGAATTAGCTAAAGTTATGAAATTAAATACACAAAAAGGTGCTTTTGTTAGTCAAGTATATCCAAATTCTGCTGCTGATCGATCAGGAATAAAATCTGGAGATGTTATTATTTTTTTAAATAACAAACCGATATATAGTTTTCTATCATTAAGAGCTGAAATTTCTTCTTTTCCCATTAATACAGAAATAATACTTGGAATATTACGTGACGGTCATGTTAAAAAGTTTGTTATAAAGTTAGAAAAAATTTTGAGAGAAACTATAGATTCTTCAAATGTTGATATTATAATAGAAGGCGCTGAGTTAAGTAATTGCGATATTAACGGATATAAAAGAGTTTTAATTAACGATGTGAAATCAAATACCTCTGCTTTTGCTCTTGGTTTAAGAAAAAATGACATTATTTTAGGATTAAATAAGATGTCTGTTTCTAGTGTAGAGGATTTAAGAAGAATATTAAGTAAAAAGCCTTCTATATTAGTATTTTGTATACAAAGAGGAAATCATGTAATTTATTTATTATTGCAATAA
- the dapD gene encoding 2,3,4,5-tetrahydropyridine-2,6-dicarboxylate N-succinyltransferase produces MKTLEKQIKIIFEQKETIHLDNIDPEHKSTIEKTIQMLNEGKLKISEKINGQWTTHQWLKKAILLYYMISENNIIHGLETTYYDKIKLKYSDYSEEEFKKDKVRIVPQATVRYGSFISENSVLMPCYVNIGAHIGKNSMIDTWATIGSCAQIGNNVHISGGAGIGGVLEPLQSNPTIIEDNCFIGARSEIVEGVIIEENCVISMGVFIGQSTKIYNRNTGTIHYGKVPKKSVVVPGYLPSKNNSHGLYCAVIVKEIDSQTLSKIEINKILREYN; encoded by the coding sequence ATGAAAACACTAGAAAAACAAATCAAAATAATATTTGAACAAAAAGAAACAATTCATTTAGACAACATTGATCCTGAACACAAAAGTACTATTGAAAAAACCATACAAATGTTAAATGAAGGAAAATTAAAAATATCTGAAAAAATAAATGGACAATGGACAACTCATCAATGGTTAAAAAAAGCTATACTACTGTATTACATGATTTCTGAAAATAACATTATTCACGGATTAGAAACAACTTATTATGATAAAATAAAACTTAAATATAGTGATTACAGCGAAGAAGAATTTAAAAAAGATAAAGTACGTATTGTCCCGCAAGCCACTGTACGTTATGGATCTTTTATATCAGAAAACAGTGTATTAATGCCTTGTTATGTCAATATAGGAGCACATATAGGGAAAAACAGCATGATAGATACTTGGGCTACCATTGGATCATGTGCACAAATAGGAAATAATGTACATATATCCGGAGGAGCAGGTATAGGCGGCGTATTAGAACCGCTACAATCTAACCCAACAATTATAGAAGATAACTGTTTTATAGGTGCTCGCTCTGAAATTGTAGAAGGGGTAATAATAGAAGAAAATTGCGTTATTTCTATGGGAGTATTTATTGGTCAAAGTACTAAAATTTATAATAGAAATACAGGAACAATACACTATGGAAAAGTACCTAAAAAATCTGTTGTAGTACCTGGATACTTACCATCCAAAAATAATTCTCATGGATTATATTGTGCTGTTATTGTAAAAGAAATTGATTCACAAACTTTAAGTAAAATAGAAATTAATAAAATTCTAAGAGAATACAATTAA